The nucleotide sequence CCTGGAACATTATGATGAAGCGCAGGGGAGGAACCAGTAGATAAAGCACCTTTTAAGTTGCTTGACTTGGAACAGGTGGATGTTTTGTGGTCAAAAAGTAACTAGTATTTTTTGTTCCCTTGAAAGAATCAGACCTCCACTCCTGCTGGGGAGAATATCCATTTATCCAGGATCTCAAAGAAGGAGAGACATCAACAGGTAGCTCTGCCTAGATGTGTTGTGGGGCCCTTTTTGGTCTGGGAATTGAAGGATTTCCCCATTTTGGAGTAATATCCCAGGCAAATTGACCCAGCAAGCTGTGATGCCTCCTCCTGGACATCTTTCCAGGGGGATTTGACAGATTCATTGAGGATAagactgtcagtggctactacctATGTCGGCTAGGTGCTACTTCTTGAAACGGGGAAagccatgtggccctcaaaactctTCCCAGGTCCCATCACCTCTCAATGAACCCCAGTGTCTCTACAGGCCATCGTGAAAATGTCACTTGCCATTTTTAGTCAATATGGTGCACAGGATCCTTTGAAAGTGCACCAATGGCAAGCATTTTCTGCTAGTTTAAAATAAATATCACAAACGTAGGGAATAATATGCCTATGGGAAATGTGATTGACCTGGAAGAAAGTGACAGAAGTAGAAACTGGCACTAAAGTACCAGTGTAAAGTTGGCACCTTTGTTACTGTTGAGTTTCTGAATGGGGAATTGAAAGGAAAATGGTGGAAACAGAAACTTCTGTACCTGGTGACAGAAAGTGGGATATGAACCATAAAAGAAATTTTATGTGATTGCCTTAGACCAGGGATgtacaactcccaagagactgtaaTCTACTCACAGACTTAAaaattggcagtgatctaccactttttttgggggggaggggttttcGGTTGttttaagttgttgagcttttttacgGAGGGGATTTGAAAATGTTGAAcacttggggaaagggggaaattcaCTCACCAAAAGATCACTGAGGAAACAGTCAGCGTCATAGTGAAAACGCCATCTTCCATTATAGCAATCATGTGCGAATGGAGGGCGGGGCCAGATGGTCTTTTGACACCACAAATGAAAGGGAGcccgcgatctaccaaaacctcccagggCTCGACAAGTAGATCGccatcgacctgttggacatccctgccttAGGCTAACAGATTCAGAAGGCAACCTCGGTTTCAGCTTTGGATAGTCAAAGGAGGGGTTGCCCATGTGTGAAGATGCTAAAATTGGAGAAGCAGCTACTTGGGTTTTATTATGGtggtgatgattttattatttgtaccccgcccatctgactgggttgccccagccactctgggcggcttccaatgtatataaaaacataacgaaacattgcacattaaaaaGCCATTGATCCCAAAGGAGGTCCTTTGTTTCTGCCTTGAAATTCAAATGCTGTTTCCTTTTGTCTATTTCCACACAAACAGATTATGGCCAGAACAACTGGAATTATACAGAGCTCTCTGAGGTGCCGTTGGAAAGAGCGAAGAGTGAATCACAGAAAGAGATGTTTTTAGATCTTAGAGAACTCAGAAAGGATGAAGGAAACCTGTCGGAGAACGAAGAAAAGAAATTCTCTACTTCTCTGGTCATTGATGCCCATGAACCCCCGATCTCACAGGAGGATcacaatgaaaacagcaggaaattaCGTCCACTGTGTGCAGAGATATTTCGATATGAATCACAATTAAATATACATTACAAAATCCACACAGGGTTGAACACATTTAAACCAATAGAGTGTGAAAAGACCGTGCCCAGTAGCTTaccaaaatatcaaaataccCACACAGCAGACAaagcatttaaatgcatggagtgtggaaagagcttcagtcagagaggTAACCTTATTCGTCATCAAATGACACattcaggagagaaaccatttgaatgcagagagtgtgggaagagcttcagtcagagcagtCACCTTACTGCACATCACAGAAcacacaccggggagaagccatttaaatgcatggagtgcgggaagagcttccggTTGAGCAGTCTGCTTACTTTACATCACAGAacgcacacaggggagaaaccgttcaaatgcatggagtgtgggaagagcttcgcTGTGAGATCGTGCCTCACGTTGCATGAAAGAGCCCACACAGGGcagaaatcatttaaatgcatggagtgtgggaagagcttcagtcagagcagtAACCTTATTCGTCATCAGATAACACATTCCGGAGAGAAACCGTTTAACTGCATGGTGTGTGGAAAGAAATTCAGCCAGAGCAGCCACCTTACTGCACATCacagaactcatacaggggagaaaccttttcagtGCGTAGTGTGTGGAAAGAATTTCCGTTGGAGCAGTCTCCTGACTTTACATCAGAGagctcacacaggggagaaaccatttaaatgtaccgGGTGTGGAAAGCGCTTCACTGTGAGATCTTGCCTCACTTTACATGAAAGGACCCACACAGGACAGAAATCGTTTAAAtgtctggagtgcggaaagagcttcagtcagagtggtcACCTTATTCGACATCAGATAACACACTCTAGAGAAAAATCGTTTAAATGTACGGAGTGTGGCAGTACCTTTACTCGGCATTCTCAACTTATTCGTCATCAAAGaacacacacaggagagaaaccatttcagtgtgtggagtgtggaaagagtttctgtTTCAGCAGTCACCTTACTCAACATCTGAGAACCCactcaggggagaaaccgttCCAATGtgcagagtgtggaaagagcttcagttttaGCAGTCACCTTACGCGACATCATCGAACCCACACCGGAGAGAAGCCATTtcagtgcatggagtgtggaaagagcttcagtgagagCATTAACCTTACTGTACATctgagaacccacacaggggagaaaccgctGAAATGcacagagtgtggaaagagttttagtcACAGCAATAGCCTTGCTACACATAAGAGAATCCACACTGGCGAGAAGCCATTTCAATGcacggagtgtggaaagagctttagccACCTTGCTGGCCTTCATGCACATAAGATAACacacaccggggagaaaccatttcagtgcatggagtgtgggaagaggtTCAGCTCCAGCAGCCACCTGACTCGACATCTTCGAACGCActcgggggagaaaccatttccctgcatggagtgtgggaagagcttcagtcagagcagtCAGCTTAGTACACATCAGAGaacacacacaggagagaaaccctttaaatgcacGGAGTGCGGAAAGCGCTTCAGTGCAAAGAGTATCCTTACTAAGCATCAGAGAagccacacaggggagaaaccattcaaatgcatggagtgcggaaagaatTTCAGCCGGAGCAGCAACCTTACTAGACATTATAGGACACACACCAGAGTGATGGCAGGGAGGCATTTAAAATAGCTTCAGCTGATATATCAAGGGATATATGCCACTGGGGAATAGTTGTTTAAGACTTCTGGGTTATGGGAAAGTTTTGCCAGACATCTACGGTGCATCACTGCCCTCCTCCAGCCTCTCTTGCGGTGATGGGAGAATTGCAAGCGTGTGGAGGGTGATCATACATGTAGTGGCTGACACACGTGGTTCAAACACACCAACAGCTCCAACATACGAATGGAATGCTTAACACGGAGACAATAAGCGCCGCTCAGTCATCTTAACATGAATAGGGATGCTGGACATGATCGTTTTTAAAGGACTATTCCTCATGATTTCATTTGATTTATCACATTGCTTAAGGCAAGCGTGAGGAGTGTGTGGTTCACCAGATATTGCCAGACAACTAACCATTGGCCGTAaggactgaggctgatgggaattttgaCATTCGGAAAGCCGTAGGTTTCCTGCCCGTGACTTAACAGATCCTTGAAAGTGGATGCATAGAGTTAGGAGCTGTGGCCTAATTTGGTGGTTGGCAGCAGAGTTTGGGCTAAAGACTGGGCAAGACCGCCTGGGCTGTGATTGAGGGATGGTGAAGGGCAGGGGAACCGGCAGCCTTCAGTGATGAACTTCATCTCCTTCCTAGCATCCCATCATTATGGTAGCCTCTGGCACCCTGCGGCACCCTGCAAGTCTGTGTTAAGAAAGGGAGGACTAAGGTGTCAGTATATTGTATGGGGAAAGGTATGAGATTTTGAAGAGAGCAAAAAATCCCCCTTTTTCATCTTGACGCTCTTCGTGATTTTACACTGGGTTGGGATCCTAGACTGATTGAGCTcagacttcacacacacacagtgttttaTCTTCGATTATCATGGATGTGATTTCTCCTAACCTGTATGAGCTTGTTCCCTAGAACGTGATACTGTTAGGACAGCTGGAAAAGCAGGAAGCTTGTAACTAAGGAGTTCTTTGAGTGTAGGTGCACCAAGGTAGGTTCTAGGCATGGTTAAGTTTATAGTTATTTTTAATCTTGCATGCTAAAATCCTTGTGTGCTATATTGTTTATTTACTCATAGAGTTGTAGTCTAACTTTTTATGTACAGTGCACTTTTGATTTGCTATTAATATTCTTGATGGACTATGTTTGCTCCTTTCATAAACAAATGCATTCACTGGTCTTCTGATGATGTACTTAagggagggagccggcgtttgtccacaagcagctttctgggtcatgtggccagccgggagtaaaccgcttctggcgcaacagaacaccgtgacggaaaccagagcgcacggaaacgctgtttaccttcccgtcacaggggtacctatttatctacttgcactggcgtgctttcgaactgctaggttggcaggagctgggacagagcaacgggagctcactccgttgcggggatttgaaccaccaaccttctgatcggcaagcccaagaggctcagtggtttcggcCACAGCATCACCCAAGGTAAACAGTCCTCGGCCAGACATATCAATGGTGTGACTCACTGGAGTGTGCAGAATTTCTAGGGATAACAAATCCATTTTGCCAGATTGTCAGTCACCCTCCATTGTACATTGTgtgtttctgaagaagtgtgcatgcacacgaaagctcataccaataacaaacttagttggtctctaaggtgctattggaaggaatattttatttattttgttcctcCATTGTACAGTCACACACGGTGGTCTTATGCTAACTGGGAGGTCAAGTCTAACAGGGTCATCGATATCCTACACCAGGAAGAGGTTTCTgcatactgggggtgggggaaatgattCCCCAAGTTGCCCAACAGTTCAAATAGATCCTCAAGCACTGTATAAAGCCCTGCATGGCAGAGGGACCAGATTGATCAAAGGATCACCTGCAGCCACATATTCTGGCCTGCAACTTGCAATCCAGCTCCCAGGACTGTTTCAGGGTCTATCAATAAACATGACTGGACAGGTAAATGGACacagcagggccttttctgtagcgGCTTCACAACGATGGAATGCAATTATTGTTCAGATGAGGCTGGGCCTGCCTTTCACATATACAAATCTCTTTCAAAAgtgtttaatctgtttttttcttcaaaaaaaccttttttgagcCAATGAATGGGAACAGGTAGCTCACACAAGGCTTTGCTCCGTAGCAACTATTACAGcttagattttaaaaaattaagcagaAGACCTCCCATAGCAAGGATTCAAAATGATATATAACATGGCAAAAGCATGAATGAGATAAGCTGTAGAGACATTCAGTTAAATTTGCCCATTCTGCAGATTTTCCTGTAAGAAAAtttaggggaaaaaataattctttttttaagcacATCAGTTCTGAAGAAACAGAAATAAATTTAACTTGTTCCAAAGCCAGCTCAACCAGTGACCCTTTCAAAGCGGGCAAGCTATTTGGGGAGGGACTGAAAGACCCGCTGGTAGAGACCAGAGACAAAAGGATTGAAAGAAGGAGTCAAAAGGGGCTCTTGTTCCTCCTTTCATCCCTACAAGGATCCTTCAACAACAcagattcatttttttttaaaatatttttttattgctttgttttccagggtcaaagtacaacgtcaatgcatcgtcgataacacaacaaaagcttttttttttttacaaaatgaaaaaaaacaaaaaagaatacacttttccaaatcttttttttttttcatcatcaactggacttccccacatcctccatccctgcattccttacaataaaaaatcaacagcaaattaataccttgtttcatgtgtttttgtattttcatctaaaatatttactctaaaagttaagcttttctcagtcataacttagtttcattcatttccgaatctcaatactgaagcatgtttttctcaaaacttagcaaattctcaacattcatataacttaaaatgtttttgtaaatagtccttaaattttttccagtcctcttccaccgcctcttctcccaggtctcggattctgccagtcatttcagccaattccatgtagtccatcagttgcgtgtgccactcttccagtgtgggtaactcctgtgccttccagtatttggctataaggattcttgctgctgtagttgcatataaaaagaaagttctatctttctttagcactctctggcccacaatgcccaggaggaaggcttctggtttcttatgaaaggtatacttaaatacctttttcaactcattataaatcatttcccaaaaagccttcaccctcgggcatgtccaccaaaggtgaaagaatgttccttcagcctccttacatttccaacatttattgtcagacaaatggtatatctttgcaagtttgactggggtcatgtaccacctgtacatcattttcataatgttttctttcaaggcactacatgccgtaaatttcataccggtggtcaaCAACACAGATTCAAAGGGCTATAACCCCCCTAGGAATGAGGCAGGGTTTCTCAAACAGAAACAAGTGTAGCCAGAACTCCCTCTTCAAGCATCCtcctcttctttggtgatcactcgtagccgagtcagattgtcttccatgaacacagttttaggagtgagtccgtaagtgactgtggaggccagttctggatccacacatccttccacagtggggacataggtttccgggctgGAGTTCTGATcatgatgagggtttgccaaacgttccttcctcttagcacatttctccctttcgtcctgagtttgagcatcttcaaagcccacgacacctttggtaaaggctgttccccAACTGGAACGCTCGCAGGCAAGtgcttcccagttgtcggtgtttatattactttttttagatttgccttgagagagtctttaaacctcttttgttgaccaccagcattacactttccatttttaagttcggaatagagtagttgctttggaagacaataatcaggcatctgcacaacatgatcaATTCTTCAAGCAGCCTCAGGGTAGTAACTACAAGGGAGGCAAGAGGCAGCCAACAGCAACAGGCCAGAACCACAGTGCGGATCTGGCTGCTACCTTATTCACTTTATGGTTCCAAATGTTTGGGAAATGGAGAGCTATCCAAGGTCCTAAGATCGTCAATTCGTACCTGAACCAAATGGATTCCTTGAAGACCATCCCAGAGGGTCTCAGGCATGTAACTTTGCCTCTTTGGATCTGACCAAGGCGTCCCTCCACATCCTAGTTCACCCAGCCCATCCCATATTTCTGTGTTTTGCATACCAGGGCAGGTCTTTCCAGTACAAATGTCTCCCCTGTGGATTGACTCTAAACCCCAGGATGTTCTCAGATATGCTTGGTAGCTGTGGTGGCCCATCTAAGGAAGAAGGCCATTCACCTATTCCCGTGTACCTGGACAATATCTTGATCCACTCAGACTCTCCaatgtcaggagcttgtcctactcttgagtaggatcctggcagagacacattcccgactggcatgttctcttcctcctggttgatcgttggggagctttaaaagctttcttcagcctgagcaTCACAGCAACCAAtaccaacagacaccggcacacttagggatccgcagagtcttctcagtttgcgtaacagacctcagcaactcaccATTTTGgcaaatctactttatttacatataaacacacatggagcactgcaacatggctccccctctctctagcatcagacagtaaagagaaaaaacaaagggcaatagtcccacttcacacaaCACAGTAACACTAACATCCTGTCtatgtcacttcccactttgtggagtcaaaacatacaccgtcatgtgaaagacaacaatcccatgactgcaatcatggagcaggtcTGCAGAGTCGCATTTTCATGGTGAGCATGGAAACAAGCCGACTGGCCCTAGCACAGATCATAGTGCACCTGGGAGTGGTGATAGATACCAAGCAAGGCATGGTGAGTATTAACTCAGAGAGCATAGAAAGATTTGGAGGGCAGTCTAGAGGCAGGCAAaatttgtccccatcttcagagaggtggggagaagacccaggtaacgcCTGAGCAgtcagcttgacatcaatacccagaaaagtcctagaacagataattcagcaGTCTGTCAGTGAGTACTTAGAATAGGGTGCTgtgttttccagtcagctttgccatctcggTGTAGTCTATCAACTTGGTTTCCCaatcttctctggtagggactttaatcatctttccaactctgggccaataacaACCGCATGGCTATTgttccatacataaaaagtctttcctGCTCCTTCAGAATATTGGTacctggaaaactcagaaaccaagaggataaaaactttataaaagagtGGGAGAAATTATGAGttatctaggagaccactgtaagaaGATAGAAACGAGCAGTATTTTGACACACTTGTAGTGTAAAAAATATTATGGATAATATGGTTTGATATAATAACTGGAGCACAGACTAATATTTAGCTGTAGATGTTTCAAAACAAGACTCCGTGGACGGGATGTGGGGGAAGTCCTGAgattctgtatttttttatttgtaaaattaataaaatgtcttttaaaaaaagaaaaagactatTACTAACATtcagcatggatttctcaaaAGAAAGCCATGCCAGAtaaatcttctttctttcttttttatagagttacaagcttggtagaTCAGGGGAAGCTGTGGACATAGCATgtgttgatttcagtaaggcttttgacaaagtcccctgtGATATTCTTGCGAGGAAGTTGGTAAAATGTGGGATCtcatctcaggaggtattttgttccgtgtgcatgcacacttcttcagatacaatgtACAAtacatctcaggaggtattttgtcccat is from Podarcis muralis chromosome 2, rPodMur119.hap1.1, whole genome shotgun sequence and encodes:
- the LOC114592548 gene encoding LOW QUALITY PROTEIN: uncharacterized protein LOC114592548 (The sequence of the model RefSeq protein was modified relative to this genomic sequence to represent the inferred CDS: inserted 1 base in 1 codon), whose protein sequence is MPPPSHPEGSAMASEASWLSLLWAGMERAAGQPPQALLTFEEVAVFFTEEEWALLDPGQRALHRDVMVENYEMVASLESDLHSCWGEYPFIQDLKEGETSTDYGQNNWNYTELSEVPLERAKSESQKEMFLDLRELRKDEGNLSENEEKKFSTSLVIDAHEPPISQEDHNENSRKLRPLCAEIFRYESQLNIHYKIHTGLNTFKPIECEKTVPSSLPKYQNTHTADKAFKCMECGKSFSQRGNLIRHQMTHSGEKPFECRECGKSFSQSSHLTAHHRTHTGEKPFKCMECGKSFRLSSLLTLHHRTHTGEKPFKCMECGKSFAVRSCLTLHERAHTGQKSFKCMECGKSFSQSSNLIRHQITHSGEKPFNCMVCGKKFSQSSHLTAHHRTHTGEKPFQCVVCGKNFRWSSLLTLHQRAHTGEKPFKCTGCGKRFTVRSCLTLHERTHTGQKSFKCLECGKSFSQSGHLIRHQITHSREKSFKCTECGSTFTRHSQLIRHQRTHTGEKPFQCVECGKSFCFSSHLTQHLRTHSGEKPFQCAECGKSFSFSSHLTRHHRTHTGEKPFQCMECGKSFSESINLTVHLRTHTGEKPLKCTECGKSFSHSNSLATHKRIHTGEKPFQCTECGKSFSHLAGLHAHKITHTGEKPFQCMECGKRFSSSSHLTRHLRTHSGEKPFPCMECGKSFSQSSQLSTHQRTHTGEKPFKCTECGKRFSAKSILTKHQRSHTGEKPFKCMECGKNFSRSTLWGLHQRMHSGEKSFKCMQCGKGFRVSSSLALHERTHTGKKPFKCMECGKTFSQSGNLTAHRRTHTGEKPFKCMECGMCFSQCGNLASHQRTHTGEKPFKCLECGKNFRRSHHLTKHRRTHTGEKPFKCMECGKSFSVRSSLTVHQRTHTGEKPFKCMESXESFSQSGGLTGHLRIHTGEKAFNYAYSSYSS